The genomic interval GCACGTGCTGGCCGGTGGCAAGATCGTTAAATCCGGTGGCCGTGAACTGGCCCTGGAACTGGAAGAACGCGGCTACGGCTGGCTCGGCATCAAGGATGAAGACACTGCCGACAGTTCAGCTAACTAAGGAGCTCGCGGAATGAAACCAGCACCTACTCTTTCCAGCGCGTTTTTGCATCCGGTCGGGCATTCCCTGCCGGAGCCGCTGGTGGCACTGCGTAAGCAACGGGGCACCGCCCTGGTCGACATGCCACTGCCCACGCGCAAAACGGAAAACTGGAAGTACTCCAGCAAGTACCTGAAGCTGACCGACGACATGGCCATCGCCCTGCCCGCCGAAGGCAAGACTGGCAGCAGTCTGGCGGTACCCGGCTACAAGGTGGCGTTCATGAACGGGGTCATGATCCCGGAAGCCAGCGAGTACCCGGACCTGGATGGCATTACCATCCAGAGCTTTGACGACCTCAGTAACGACGAAGCCGCCGAACTGGCCGATCGTCTGGACAGTACCCTGGACAACAACGCCGTGCAGATGGCGCGCCTGAACTCGGCACGCTTCGAAGATGGCCTGCTGATTCGCCTGGCTCCAGACGCTGTGCTCGACCAGCCGCTGTTCATCGTGCACGAAGTAACTGCCGACGCCAGCGGTTCGGCGTTCCCACGCATTTATGTGGATGCCGGCCGGAACAGCCAGATCACCCTGGTAGAAGAGTACATTTCCAGCGGTTCTGAGCCGGTGATGGTTAACACCGTCTCCGAGTTCACCCTGGCCGACGGCGCCAACGTCACCAGCATTCGCCTGAACATGGAAGGCGAGAACGTTCAGCATATTGGCGCCACCGGTGTCCGCCAGCAGCGCAGCTCCCGCTTCGAGAGCCACAGCGTTGGCTTTGGTGGCCCGTTGCGTCGGCACGACCTGCAGGTTCGCCTGGAAGGCGAAGGTGCCGAATGCAAACTGAACGGCGTGGTGGTTACCCAGGGCAAGCAGCATTACGACAATCACACCACGATTGAACATATCGCGGCCCACTGCAACAGCGAGGAAACCTACCGCAACATTGCGGCGGATCAGTCCCACGCGATCTTTAACGGCCGGATTCATATTCACCAGGACGCCCAGAAGTCCAACGCGGATATGAACAACAAGAACCTGCTGCTGTCCAACGGTGCAGAGATAGATACCAAGCCGGAACTGGAAATCTATGCCGATGACGTTAAATGCGCCCACGGCGCTACCATCGGTCAGTTGGACGAAGCGTCCCTGTTCTACCTGGTATCCCGCGGTATCGCCCGGCGTGAAGCCAATGTTCTGCTGACCATGGCCTTTATCAACGAGCTGGTCGAACAGATTCCGGTAGCAGCGGTTCGCGAAACCGCGCAAACGCGGCTGAACCAGTTCTTCGACCAGACCTTCGAGGAGGCGTAACCGGGTATGAGCGACTTGTCCGTGGCGAATGCAGCAAAACAATCGGCTTTCGATGTGGAAGCCGTGCGCCGGGACTTTCCGATCCTGTCACAGCAGGTCAACGGCAAGCCTCTGGTGTATCTGGATAACGGCGCTTCGGCCCAGAAGCCGATTGTCGTTCTTGACGCCATGGATCGGTATTACCGGGAACTTCACTCCAATGTACACCGGGGCGCCCATACCCTGGCTGATCGTGCCACCTCTGCGTTCGAGAATGCCCGGGAAACCGTTCGCGGCTTCCTGAACGCCGAGAGCACCCGGGAAATCGTCTGGACCCGTGGCACCACCGAGGCGATCAACCTGGTGGCCAATGGCCTGGCGGGTCGTCTGCAGCCGGGTGACGAAATCCTGGTCAGCCACATGGAGCACCACGCCAATATCGTGCCCTGGCAGATGATTGCCGAGCGCACCGGGGCCAAGGTGGTTCCAATTCAGGTGACTCCCGAAGGCGAGCTCGACCTCGACTCCTTCAACAGCCTGTTGAACCAGCGCACCCGCATCTTCGCGATCACTCACGTTTCCAACGTGCTGGGCACGGTAAACCCGATTGCCGCCCTGATTGAACAGGCCAAGGCCAAGGCCAAGGGTGTACTCACTCTGGTGGATGGCGCCCAGGCGGTGCCGCACTACCAGCCGGATGTGCAGGCCCTGGGCTGCGATTTTTACGTGTTCTCGTCCCACAAGCTGTTCGGCCCGACCGGTATCGGTGTGCTGTACGGCAAGGCCCAGCTACTGGAGGAAATGCCTCCATACCAGGGCGGTGGCGAGATGATCGAGCGGGTGTCGTTCGAGCGCACTACCTGGAACACCCTGCCCTACAAATTCGAGGCTGGAACCCCGGCTATTGCCGAGGCCATTGGCCTGGGCGCGGCCATCGACTATCTGGGCCGGCTCGACCGGCACGGCATGGAAGTGGCGGAGTCCGCTCTGCTCGAACGGGCCAACCAGCTGGTCGAAACCGTTCCGGGCATGGAAATCATTGGTACCGCCAAGCAAAAAGTACCGGTGATGTCCTTTAAAATTGCCGGTTTGCACCCCAGTGATGTGGGTACGCTATTGGATCAGCAGGGCATCGCGATCCGTACCGGACACCATTGCGCCATGCCGCTGATGGATTTTTATGGAGTACCCGGCACTGCCCGGGCCTCCTTTGCGTTCTACAATACGTTGGATGAGGTCGAACAATTGTTCGCCGCCCTGCAGAAGATCCAACGCCTGTTTGCCTGATGGAGGTGGAATTATGACAGCCGAAGTCTTCACCCCGACCGTCGCCGTCACCATGACGCCGACTGCGGTTAAACACGTGCGCAAACAATTGGATAAAAAGCCGGAGGCCAAAGGCATCCGGCTTGCCATCAAGAAAAGCGGTTGCTCCGGCTTCAAGTACGAGACCCAGTGGGTCGACGAAGTAGCAACCGATGACAAGGTTTTTCACATTGATGGCGTCGATGTGTTTGTGAAAGAGGAGCACCTGCCCCTGGTCAACGGAATCGAGATCGATTTTGTCACCGAGGGTGTCAACTCCCTGTTCCAGTTCCGCAATCCGAACGCCACTGCCGAGTGCGGTTGCGGAGAAAGTTTCACCGTTGCCTGAGCCGGTTTAACCGGGCCTTTTCAGGCACAACACAGTTAACAGCGAGGCCAGTCTGGGCATGCAAGAACGGGAAGTGGTCCTGACCAAACGTGAGGTGGAAGCCCGCCTTGTTCCCGCCGGAACCGAGATCATGATTCCGTCGGACACCTTTGTGACCATCACACAGTCGCTGGGTGGCAGCTTCACCGTCGCCGTCAACGGCAACCTCGCCCGCATCGAAGGTCACAACGCCGACGCTCTGGGTAAGAAACCGCTGGAAAGCAGCTTCGACACGCCAGAAGACGGCACCATCAACGAAAACCAGGTATGGGAAGCCCTTCAAAATTGCTACGACCCGGAGATCCCGGTCGATGTGGTCAACCTGGGGCTGATCTACGAGTGCAAGATTGAAAACGGCACCGAGGCAGGCAACCATGTCTTCATCAAGATGACCCTCACCGCCGCTGGCTGCGGCATGGGTCCGGTTATCTGCGATGATGTCCAGACCAAGGTCGAGCATGTCCCCAACGTCGACAAGGTCACGGTGGAGCTTACTTTCGATCCACCCTGGAGCAATGACATGCTGACCGACGAAGCCAAGCTTGAATTGGGAATGCTGTAATGACTGCCACCGAACAGGACTTCAAGAACAACCCACTGGGCACCGAGACCACCGTCGACGACGTAACCGATGCCTTTGAGTTTCTGGACGATTGGGAAGAGCGCTACGCCTACATCATTGATCTGGGCAAGCAGCTGCCGGCCTTTCCGGACGAGGCCCGGGTAGAAGACAACTATGTTCATGGCTGCCAGAGCCAGGTCTGGCTGATTCATTATTACGATGAAGCCAGCGGCAAACTGTTTCTGCTGATTGATTCCGACGCGATGATTGTGCGCGGTCTGGCGGCGATCATCCTGGTGGCCCTGAACGGCAGGTCACCCCGGGAACTGCTGACCACCGACATCGACGAACTGTTCGAAAGCCTGGATCTGTTCCGCCACATCTCGCCTACTCGTGGCAATGGCCTGCGCGCCATGATCGGAAAAATCCGCGACATAGCCGCGGCTGAAGCGGCGGCCTAAGTTACGGATTAACCCCCAAGAAGTACCTTCCTTCGCCCGGCATCCGCCGGGCGTTTGCTTTCCAGCGCTACCTCACCAGATGATGGCAATGTCGTCCCGCTGGATATTCACCTGCCCGCCAAACTGGGGCATGCGACCGTTACTGAAATCCGGATGAACATTGTTCAGGGTGACTGAGAGCCGGGTATCTGTGAGCTCTGGAGTGCCACCGAGAGAATCCAGGTATTGGGCGCTGCGGTACAGATTGAGCTGATCACCCGGGCGCAGACCTGCGATTGCGCCGGACGCCAAAGTCACCCGATTGCCATCGACACGGGTAATGCGGGTCATAAACGGCTGACAGGCCAATGCACTGGTCACCGCGCTTGCCATCTCATTCAGGGTCGAATTGACCGACTGACCGTAGGCCGTCTGCTTAAACCCCTCCGAACCAAATCCATCCGAAGCGCCGGGGCCGGCGTTCCACTCCGCGGACGTGGCAAAACGCTGCTGGTAGACCGGTGAACCACTGAAGCCGTCATAGACCATCATGTCGACCACAAATCGTCGGTTCTGGTCGACCACTCCAATGCCACGCTGCATCCGGTCCAGAACAGACGTGCCCCAGGCCGAAGGATCGGCAACCCCCAGGTCACGAATGACGCCGGTGATCACAAACTGGGCGCCCATTTCCCGGGCCACCTGAACCACATTGGTCAAGCGGTTGTCGCCCTGCTGCAGGGTGGGCGCGTTCAGAAGGTCATCAAACAGGCGGCTGGTGGTGGCGGCCAGAACCTGAACGCCCTCGCTCTCACGCAACCTGGCCTGAAGTTGTTGCGGCAAGATCTCGCCGGCGTCATCAAGACGCCCAATTCTGGCCTGACCCGGGTAAAGCATCGGGAAACCTGTCACCGCGACCCGTTTTTTCAATCGTGTCGCCTCGCCAGCGCCACAGCTGGCGTGGCCCTCGGAAACCTCGGCGCGCACCGTCACCCGCATCAGATTGCCACTGCGCTGTTCGCCCACCACTCGGGCATTGTGGGCCCGAGCACTGGCCGCCACCTGCATGTGGGATTCGGTAACCACGCCATTCTCCATGGTATCCCGGGTGCTTACCCGAGCCTCGTACTGCAGGGCCAGATCACGAAGTGCAGCCTGATAGGCCTCGGCGCGGGCCGCTTCCAGATCACCATTTACAATGGTTCCATGCCCGACACCCTCAAGCACTGCCGCCTGACTGATGCCCGCGAAAACCAGTAGAAACGCAAACAGGACGCGCCTTGCTGCCATGGACGAAAACCTCACAAACGTATATATCGGGGACTCAACGTACCCACTAGCAAATTAACTCACCAACAATTCACCCGACTACCGGCACTCAATCCAGGTAGTACAGCGAATCAACACCCCGACTCTGGACATCGCCTACGCTGTCGTTGTCCCGGGGCATGGGGATGGGGCACAGATCCTGCACCTGATCATCGACCACCTTGGAAACACAGGCCCGAAACCGCGGTTCCAGCTTCAGTTCCATCACCGTCTCAACAACGCCGTCACTGTGTTCATTAACCGCCACCATCTTGGCGCCGCGAATGTAACTGTCGACGTAGGTGCGGAAATTGTCATTGTTGAGTACAAAATCGTTCACCGTCGAGCTGCCATAAATCACTGTGCCATACACCCGCTCAGCCAGGTTACGATAAGCATCAAGCTGTGAGGCACGTCGAGCCAGCAGCCGCTTGCGGGTATTCAGGCGATCCTTGGCGGAATCTTCATAGGTGCCAAAGCCGCTGACCCGAACAGTGATCGGCTCCAGCTGGGTGTCACGCTGGCCGGAGTCCTGATGACCACCTATAGGGGCGCACGCGGCAAGGGCCAGGACAAAAATAGAGACGGCTATCCAGCGAAGGTTCATGGTTTACTCTCCGAAAACATCATTTCGGAAAACCCATGAAAAAATCACGCCACTTTTTATAACCTGCTGATAACCCTAACTCCCTATCGAACCACCACCCTGCCCCCGTTTCGCAAGCGGCAATAAACTGCCCCCCGTTTACAGATCAAAAACAAACCGTTACCGCATCTGTCATGTTCCGGCCCGAGAACTGCTCTAACCTGCTGTATATCGTATTTTCCCGGTTTTTTCGCATTAAAGGACACCGCCTTAATGAACACCATTCGTGTGACCAAGCTGTCGCTGGCCATCGGCCTTTCGGTAGCCAGCGCCCAGTTGCTGGCAAACCCACAGCAGTTCTCCTCTGCCCGCTCGTTTGCCATGGGCAGCACCGGCGTCGCCGCGGCTCACCCTGCCGATGCCGTGGCCAAGAACCCGGCCCTGATGGCCGGCCAGCAAAACAGCTGGACAGACGATTTCGGCCTGATGCTGCCCTCATTCAACGCCCGCGTGGCCGATGAAGAAGAAACCGGCGATCAGATCGACGATATCCAGGACACCATCGATGACATTGATCGCGCCATCAGCCAGAGCAACTCCGCTGATGCTCAGGATGGCGCCGCCACCCTGCGCCAGCAGCTGCAGGATGTGGACCGCGACACGGTGAGAGCCAATGGTTCACTCGGGCTCGCCCTGGCCGCACCATCCCGGAACCTGTCGGTAGGGGTTTTTGCCAACGGCAATCTGGTGGTTACGGCCCGCGGCGAGTTCGACGAGGATGACGACGCTCGCCTGGCGGCAATTGAAGCTGGCGCCCTGCCCGCCAATTTTTCCAATCAACTGGAATCCCGCGCCAAGATCCTGGCCTCTTCGGTGACCGAAGTCGGCATCGGCTTTGCCCGCGCCATCGATCTGGGCAACGACCAGGCCCTGAATCTCGGGCTGTCGCCAAAATACGTCAATCTGCAAACCTTCCAATACACCGAGACGGTGTCGGGCTTTGACGATGACGACTTCGACAGCGACGAACACCAGACCGAGAAAAGCGGCTTCAACCTGGATCTCGGTGCCGCCTACGCCTTTGGTGAAGAAAAGCAGTGGACGGCTGCCCTCGCCGTCAAGAACCTGATCCCGATGGAGCTGGATTCGGCCCGGAACAACCCTGCGCTGGAAGAAAAGCGCACACTGAAGCTAGACCCGATGGTTACTGCCGGCATCGCCCACAAAGGCAACTACCACGTCATTACGGCCGACCTGGAGCTGACCAAAAAAGAAGCCTTCGGCTACGAGGACGATACCCAGTGGGCGGCTGTTGGTGCCGAGTTTGACGCCTGGCGCTATGCCCAGCTCCGCGTTGGCGTTCGCCATAATCTGGCCAGCGACGACAACAACGATGGCATCGAGGAAGAAACCCAGTACACCGCCGGCCTGGGCCTGAACCTGGCAGGCGTGCGGATGGACCTGGGCGCTCTTTTCAGCGGTACCGACAAGGGTGCCGCCCTGGAATTCGGCACTGCTTTTTAAGCTTCCAGCCGCTTCATAAAAGCCCGCCCGGCATCGACCGGCCGGGCTTTTTTTGCCTCTGAAGAGCCGGTCGCGGATAATTCGCGAAACCCTTTTTTTTCAGAGGAACAAATCCCTTCATGCAAATCTATCTGGTTGGCGGCGCCGTGCGCGACGAACTGCTTGGTCTTGAGGTCAAGGATCGGGATTGGGTCGTGGTCGGTGCAACCCCCGACGACATGCTCAAACAGGGATACAAACAGGTCGGTGCCGATTTCCCGGTCTTCCTCCACCCGGGCTCCCGTGAGGAATATGCCCTGGCCCGCACAGAACGCAAACAGGGTCGCGGTTATCATGGCTTTGAAGTGTACAGCGCCCCCGATGTCACCCTGGAAGACGACCTGAAGCGCCGTGACCTCACCATTAATGCAATGGCCCAGGATGAGCAAGGGCTCATCGTCGATCCGTTCAACGGTCAGCAGGATCTGGAAAAGCGGTTATTGCGACACGTGTCCGAAGCCTTTGCCGAAGACCCGTTGCGTATTCTCCGAACCGCCCGCTTTGCCGCGCGCTTTCAGCTCCAGGGCTTCCGGGTCTGCAACCAGACCATGGCCCTGATGCGCACCATGGTGGCCGAAGGCGAGGTGGATCACCTGGTAGCCGAGCGGGTCTGGCAGGAAATCCAACGGGCCCTGCAAGAGCACGAACCCCGCGCTTTTTTCGAGGTGTTGCGCGACACCGGTGCTCTCGCGGTCCTGATTCCGGAACTAGTCCCGGACCAGGCCTTTACCGCTGCGATGGCGGCACTGCATTGCGTTCACCAGCAGGATGGCAGCATTGAGGAGCGTTTTGCGGCATTGATGTCGCCGCTACCGGAGCAGGAATCCGGCTCTCGTACCCAGGCGCTGAAAGCGCCCAACGACTGCAAGAATCTGGCACGGCTGGTGGCAGCGGTATTACCGGCACTGACCAGCAGTGGCGACCAGCCCAAGCCTGCGCTAAGCGCCAACGAACTTTACGCGGTGCTGGAAACCGCCGATTTCTGGCGCCGCCCCGAGCGTTTCTCATCGTTGCTGAACATACTGGCCTGCACCCTGGCGCCGGCCGATCAGCCGATAGTCGAAACCCTGCAACGGGCAGCCAGCTCGGCCTCCGGAGTGGAGCCCAAGGCCCTGATGGCGCAAGGCTTTACCGGCCGCGCCCTTGGGGAAGCCATTCGCCAGGAACGCCTGCAGCGTATTCAGCAGGCCATCACCCCGTAAACAACCCGAGGAGTCTTCATGGCCGACACTGCCCCCGTCGCCCTGGTTACCGGTGCAGCCCATCGTCTGGGCGCCAAAACCGCGCAAACCCTGCATACCCGTGGCTGGAACCTGGTCATTCATTACCGCAGCCAGCACCAGAAGGCTGAAGCTCTGGCCAGTGACCTGAATCAGGCAAGGCCTGGTTCTGCCGCCACCCTGCAGGCTGACCTGAGCAATCTGGCAGAGGTTCAGCAGTTGGCCGAGCAATCGGTTGCCCTGTGGGGCAGGCTGGACGGGTTGGTGAACAATGCCTCGGTGTTCTACCCCAACCCAACCGAGCAGGCCACGGCTCAGGATTGGGACAGCATCCTGAACACCAACCTGCGCGCGCCATTTTTCCTTCTCCAGGCCTGTCTGCCGGCACTGCGAGACTCCGCCGGCGGGGTCGTCAACCTGATCGACATCTACAGCGAACGCCCACTAACTGAGCACCCGCTGTACTGCGCCAGCAAAGCGGGCCTGGCGGCCCTGACCAAATCCTGGGCCAAGGATCTGGCACCTTCGGTGCGGATCAACGGAGTGTCGCCCGGCGCTATCCTTTGGCCGGAAGGCGAGGCCGAGCTGGACCGTAGTCACCAGCATGCCATTGTGGAGAAAACCCCGCTGGCGCGGACCGGCACACCCGAGGATATTGCCGGTGCCATTGCCTTCCTGCTATGCGATGCACCGTTCATTACCGGCCAGATCCTGCCCGTCGACGGTGGGCGCAGCCTGAACATGTAACAGCCATTGGGTCAGGCCGCCCCGCTTTGGCCGCCTGACGCTTTCCGGATACAATGCGAGCAGTTGTCCATTCCATCGGCGCCGATCCAATGTCGGTCCGCGCCCATCAATCGGAGAATCCCCATGCGTGATGTTGTCATCGTAGCCGCCAAACGAACAGCCATTGGCACCTTTGGAGGCGGCCTGGCCAGCCTGCGCGCCGACCAGCTCGGTACGGCCGTGATCAAGGCCATCCTGGAAGAAACCGGCGTCGCCGGAGACCAGATCAATGAGGTGGTGCTCGGCCAGGTGCTGGCTGCCGGTTGTGGCCAGAATCCGGCCCGACAGTCGTCCATCAACGCCGGCATTCCGGCCTCGGTGCCTGCCATGACCATCAACAAGGTCTGTGGCTCCGGTTTGAAAGCGGTGCACATGGCGGTCCAGGCCATTCGCTGCGGCGATGCTGAACTGATGATTGCCGGTGGCCAGGAAAGCATGAGCCAGGCGCCCCACGTGCTGCCCAACAGTCGCAACGGCCAGCGTATGGGTAACTGGTCAATGATCGACACCATGATCACCGACGGCCTGTGGGACGCTTTCAACGATTACCACATGGGTGTAACCGCCGAGAACATTGTCGAGAAGTACGGCATCAGCCGGGAAGAGCAGGACGAATTTGCCGCCGCATCCCAGCAGAAAGCAGTTGCAGCACGCGAGGCGGGTTATTTCGATGGCCAGATCGTGCCGGTATCGATTCCCCAGCGCAAAGGCGACCCGATTGTCGTCAATAAGGACGAAGGTCCCCGGGATGGCGTAACCGGTGAGGGCCTGGGCAAGCTCCGGCCGGCGTTCAAGAAAGACGGCACCGTCACCGCAGGCAACGCTTCCTCACTGAATGATGGCGCCGCTGCGGTCATGGTGTGCAGTGCCGAGAAAGCCAAGGAGCTGGGCCTGACCCCGCTGGCTACCATCAAGGCCCACGCCAATGCCGGCGTGGATCCGACCATCATGGGCACCGGCCCGATCCCCGCCAGCCAGCGCTGCCTGAAGCTGGCCGGCTGGAGTGTCGAGGATCTGGATCTGGTCGAGGCCAACGAGGCTTTTGCCGCCCAGGCCATTTCGGTCAATCGCGACCTGGGCTGGGATACCGGAAAAGTTAACGTCAATGGCGGGGCCATTGCTCTGGGCCACCCGATTGGCGCCTCCGGCTGCCGCATTCTGGTGTCGTTGCTGCATGAAATGGTGCGCCGCGATGCCCACAAGGGCCTGGCAACCCTGTGCATTGGCGGTGGCATGGGTGTTGCGTTGGCCGTGGAGCGCTGAGCTGCATGCTGAATGTGGTGCTGTACGAGCCGGAAATACCGCCGAACACCGGCAATATTATTCGGCTCTGCGCCAACACCGGCTGCCAGCTGCACCTGATTGAACCCCTGGGGTTCAACCTTGAGGATAAGCAGATGCGCCGGGCCGGGCTCGATTACAGCGAGTACGCGCGGGTAAAAGTGCACTCAAGCTATGACGCCTTTCTGGAGGCCGAACGCCCTGAGCGGCTGTTCGGCCTGACCACCAAGGGCAGCCGGCACTATCACGAAATCCGCTATCAGGCGGGCGATTACCTGATGTTCGGCCCCGAGACCCGAGGCCTGCCGTCGGAAGTGCGGGACGCGCTC from Marinobacter sp. LA51 carries:
- the sufD gene encoding Fe-S cluster assembly protein SufD, giving the protein MKPAPTLSSAFLHPVGHSLPEPLVALRKQRGTALVDMPLPTRKTENWKYSSKYLKLTDDMAIALPAEGKTGSSLAVPGYKVAFMNGVMIPEASEYPDLDGITIQSFDDLSNDEAAELADRLDSTLDNNAVQMARLNSARFEDGLLIRLAPDAVLDQPLFIVHEVTADASGSAFPRIYVDAGRNSQITLVEEYISSGSEPVMVNTVSEFTLADGANVTSIRLNMEGENVQHIGATGVRQQRSSRFESHSVGFGGPLRRHDLQVRLEGEGAECKLNGVVVTQGKQHYDNHTTIEHIAAHCNSEETYRNIAADQSHAIFNGRIHIHQDAQKSNADMNNKNLLLSNGAEIDTKPELEIYADDVKCAHGATIGQLDEASLFYLVSRGIARREANVLLTMAFINELVEQIPVAAVRETAQTRLNQFFDQTFEEA
- a CDS encoding aminotransferase class V-fold PLP-dependent enzyme codes for the protein MSDLSVANAAKQSAFDVEAVRRDFPILSQQVNGKPLVYLDNGASAQKPIVVLDAMDRYYRELHSNVHRGAHTLADRATSAFENARETVRGFLNAESTREIVWTRGTTEAINLVANGLAGRLQPGDEILVSHMEHHANIVPWQMIAERTGAKVVPIQVTPEGELDLDSFNSLLNQRTRIFAITHVSNVLGTVNPIAALIEQAKAKAKGVLTLVDGAQAVPHYQPDVQALGCDFYVFSSHKLFGPTGIGVLYGKAQLLEEMPPYQGGGEMIERVSFERTTWNTLPYKFEAGTPAIAEAIGLGAAIDYLGRLDRHGMEVAESALLERANQLVETVPGMEIIGTAKQKVPVMSFKIAGLHPSDVGTLLDQQGIAIRTGHHCAMPLMDFYGVPGTARASFAFYNTLDEVEQLFAALQKIQRLFA
- a CDS encoding HesB/IscA family protein, with protein sequence MTAEVFTPTVAVTMTPTAVKHVRKQLDKKPEAKGIRLAIKKSGCSGFKYETQWVDEVATDDKVFHIDGVDVFVKEEHLPLVNGIEIDFVTEGVNSLFQFRNPNATAECGCGESFTVA
- the sufT gene encoding putative Fe-S cluster assembly protein SufT; protein product: MQEREVVLTKREVEARLVPAGTEIMIPSDTFVTITQSLGGSFTVAVNGNLARIEGHNADALGKKPLESSFDTPEDGTINENQVWEALQNCYDPEIPVDVVNLGLIYECKIENGTEAGNHVFIKMTLTAAGCGMGPVICDDVQTKVEHVPNVDKVTVELTFDPPWSNDMLTDEAKLELGML
- a CDS encoding SufE family protein; this translates as MTATEQDFKNNPLGTETTVDDVTDAFEFLDDWEERYAYIIDLGKQLPAFPDEARVEDNYVHGCQSQVWLIHYYDEASGKLFLLIDSDAMIVRGLAAIILVALNGRSPRELLTTDIDELFESLDLFRHISPTRGNGLRAMIGKIRDIAAAEAAA
- a CDS encoding flagellar assembly protein T N-terminal domain-containing protein, producing MAARRVLFAFLLVFAGISQAAVLEGVGHGTIVNGDLEAARAEAYQAALRDLALQYEARVSTRDTMENGVVTESHMQVAASARAHNARVVGEQRSGNLMRVTVRAEVSEGHASCGAGEATRLKKRVAVTGFPMLYPGQARIGRLDDAGEILPQQLQARLRESEGVQVLAATTSRLFDDLLNAPTLQQGDNRLTNVVQVAREMGAQFVITGVIRDLGVADPSAWGTSVLDRMQRGIGVVDQNRRFVVDMMVYDGFSGSPVYQQRFATSAEWNAGPGASDGFGSEGFKQTAYGQSVNSTLNEMASAVTSALACQPFMTRITRVDGNRVTLASGAIAGLRPGDQLNLYRSAQYLDSLGGTPELTDTRLSVTLNNVHPDFSNGRMPQFGGQVNIQRDDIAIIW
- a CDS encoding LPP20 family lipoprotein, with the translated sequence MNLRWIAVSIFVLALAACAPIGGHQDSGQRDTQLEPITVRVSGFGTYEDSAKDRLNTRKRLLARRASQLDAYRNLAERVYGTVIYGSSTVNDFVLNNDNFRTYVDSYIRGAKMVAVNEHSDGVVETVMELKLEPRFRACVSKVVDDQVQDLCPIPMPRDNDSVGDVQSRGVDSLYYLD
- the traF gene encoding conjugal transfer protein TraF, with the protein product MNTIRVTKLSLAIGLSVASAQLLANPQQFSSARSFAMGSTGVAAAHPADAVAKNPALMAGQQNSWTDDFGLMLPSFNARVADEEETGDQIDDIQDTIDDIDRAISQSNSADAQDGAATLRQQLQDVDRDTVRANGSLGLALAAPSRNLSVGVFANGNLVVTARGEFDEDDDARLAAIEAGALPANFSNQLESRAKILASSVTEVGIGFARAIDLGNDQALNLGLSPKYVNLQTFQYTETVSGFDDDDFDSDEHQTEKSGFNLDLGAAYAFGEEKQWTAALAVKNLIPMELDSARNNPALEEKRTLKLDPMVTAGIAHKGNYHVITADLELTKKEAFGYEDDTQWAAVGAEFDAWRYAQLRVGVRHNLASDDNNDGIEEETQYTAGLGLNLAGVRMDLGALFSGTDKGAALEFGTAF
- a CDS encoding multifunctional CCA tRNA nucleotidyl transferase/2'3'-cyclic phosphodiesterase/2'nucleotidase/phosphatase; the protein is MQIYLVGGAVRDELLGLEVKDRDWVVVGATPDDMLKQGYKQVGADFPVFLHPGSREEYALARTERKQGRGYHGFEVYSAPDVTLEDDLKRRDLTINAMAQDEQGLIVDPFNGQQDLEKRLLRHVSEAFAEDPLRILRTARFAARFQLQGFRVCNQTMALMRTMVAEGEVDHLVAERVWQEIQRALQEHEPRAFFEVLRDTGALAVLIPELVPDQAFTAAMAALHCVHQQDGSIEERFAALMSPLPEQESGSRTQALKAPNDCKNLARLVAAVLPALTSSGDQPKPALSANELYAVLETADFWRRPERFSSLLNILACTLAPADQPIVETLQRAASSASGVEPKALMAQGFTGRALGEAIRQERLQRIQQAITP
- a CDS encoding pteridine reductase, which translates into the protein MADTAPVALVTGAAHRLGAKTAQTLHTRGWNLVIHYRSQHQKAEALASDLNQARPGSAATLQADLSNLAEVQQLAEQSVALWGRLDGLVNNASVFYPNPTEQATAQDWDSILNTNLRAPFFLLQACLPALRDSAGGVVNLIDIYSERPLTEHPLYCASKAGLAALTKSWAKDLAPSVRINGVSPGAILWPEGEAELDRSHQHAIVEKTPLARTGTPEDIAGAIAFLLCDAPFITGQILPVDGGRSLNM
- a CDS encoding acetyl-CoA C-acetyltransferase — protein: MRDVVIVAAKRTAIGTFGGGLASLRADQLGTAVIKAILEETGVAGDQINEVVLGQVLAAGCGQNPARQSSINAGIPASVPAMTINKVCGSGLKAVHMAVQAIRCGDAELMIAGGQESMSQAPHVLPNSRNGQRMGNWSMIDTMITDGLWDAFNDYHMGVTAENIVEKYGISREEQDEFAAASQQKAVAAREAGYFDGQIVPVSIPQRKGDPIVVNKDEGPRDGVTGEGLGKLRPAFKKDGTVTAGNASSLNDGAAAVMVCSAEKAKELGLTPLATIKAHANAGVDPTIMGTGPIPASQRCLKLAGWSVEDLDLVEANEAFAAQAISVNRDLGWDTGKVNVNGGAIALGHPIGASGCRILVSLLHEMVRRDAHKGLATLCIGGGMGVALAVER
- the trmL gene encoding tRNA (uridine(34)/cytosine(34)/5-carboxymethylaminomethyluridine(34)-2'-O)-methyltransferase TrmL gives rise to the protein MLNVVLYEPEIPPNTGNIIRLCANTGCQLHLIEPLGFNLEDKQMRRAGLDYSEYARVKVHSSYDAFLEAERPERLFGLTTKGSRHYHEIRYQAGDYLMFGPETRGLPSEVRDALAADRRLRVPMRPESRSLNLSNTAALVVYEAWRQLGFDGAT